The stretch of DNA ataattttataatttaatttagaaatgatacataattttttatagtaatctgaaaaaaaaaacatattttaatctttcaaaTTTAGAAAGATGTGATTTTTGCCTTCAAAAACCAATTTTTGGAAATTACTTTTTGGTccacaaaattatataatatatatatatatatatatatatatatattaagtttaagagattaaaactaaatttatcttaaattcgaaaaaaaaatcttacaaattagtttttcttttatattttatgaccTTTGTTTTGATGCAgattttgtaagtttttttgttctttgttcTTCTTGATACATATATAAATTCAGTTTTGGACGGAAaaacggaaaaaaaaaagtgttgctTTTTATTGTGGCTGTCTCTAAGCTAGGCCATTATGTTGTTGTTTCACTGTTCATACTTTCATGATTGTAATCATTTCGATAAATTGCAATGACCCTTTctgaaaatatttcaaaatctataaaatatttatgtttctttttttaaagatttatcaCTATTTATGGAATATAACATAATACTTGTGTTTCAAATAATGAAAGGTTATTATTGCGTTATGACTGTTAGTGTAAAAAGAGAGTAtagaaaaactataaaaaataagttgTCAAATTGTTTTTCTATGAACTTGGAGCTTTGTTTATTTAGAttgaaaatgtaattttatttttcaaattagtaatacaaaatattaaaaggcaaaaacaaaaaaaggaaagaaaaaacagCAAATGGTATATTTAAGTGCATAAAGTGTCGCTATCGTTGAGTGGACATTGCTTTTTGCAGTCTTGAAATTAATCATAACTCAACcatgtttttattgtttttattttggtcggtattattattattcatttttaacccTAAaagtgaatttatttatttttctttgaaaataacTTATAAGTGGAGTGAATACAAACAATTTGTTGTGTCCTAGCTAAAATCTTGAAACATCttaatacaaaaattcaaaatcctAAAGCCTATGAAGTCTAAAtagatgttaatattttttggttGAGGAATTCACACCTAATtagtatgaaaattaaatagatTGATGACCAATAAGTTTCTTCTGAACACATACTCCCACACAAACTAAcactattaaaatataaaaacttaaatatttgttttaaattgtaataaataatactatgtcataataataaaataattatattcaaataacactattactatatatttattatacgaAAAACTTAATTGTGTGAATGTAATTTATATCAAGTATTgcattattaataatttcaatatattttaaaatttatatatatatatatatatatatatatatatatggattaaTATAAGTTTTTGGCTTAAATATATTAGTAATCAATGTAAAATGAATATAGTTTAGTTTAGTCTCtctaaaattagaaattattgttttaattttcagtATTATGTGGCACTTGTTAATTAGTTATGCATTCACTAAAAACTTAAATGATGATCTTGATTAGTATTGTAAACACGTTATTCTACAAACTTTTGAAATGtataagtataatttaaaattttattatttatacttaAATTGATGTTAAGGATCAAACTCgcgatttcaaaattttggaagatgaaaaaataaaaatatttataataactaaaaataataattttgtattttatataaaaaaatcactatgatcaaaataaaaataagttcatTTTACAGAAACAAAATgcatattaataaattaattttattttatataaaatttgtatgaaataaatattcttcaaagtggtatattttataaataaattttagactAATTTTGGAATAGTGTTAATGCAACTTACACATTCGATCAAtcatttattatcataataatttaataatttttatttatataatatttacattagtatcactatttacattttaaaatttgtagtaaattatttttagatttattgaatcataataaaaatatagtattgcaaaaattaatatgatgattgttcaaaaaaagaaattaatattacaaatattttaatatattatattaatatttaattttattatctctatcattaacaaaaaataacaacttaTTACATCATTGAATTTACGTTTGACATGTAAACAATATAAATACGCCGTaacataattttgtaataaaatagtCAATATTTTCATCTTACATGTAAGCATTATATATAATGCTTACAAGTCAGacgtaaattaaatttatatttaacgtGTACAGAATagatgtaaatttatgtttgaccTATAAGTGtgagatgtaaatttatttataaaagaaccTACAACGCTCATCTCTCTTCACTAACTTCTTTACATAAAGCTCTTCTTAACAACAACGACTATTTTGTGCAAGTTAGACTTCTATTTGTGATAAACAGTtcattatttactatttttatgtGCGACTCATTGgcttgaaatattttttttcattaagatTACTTTCTTATTCTTCTCACCATAAGGATATTATAgtgaatataataaaagtattgtATTAGTCTTTTAAGGTTGAAGTTGTTTAATAACTTCATTATTCATGCTTATAGCGGGATTTAATAGACATGGGATACTCTCTACTtccaatattttcacatttttttttcgagAACAAGACAATGAtcaatattattactatttttgttgattaagaacaaaaatgtgGAAGAACAAAAAAGTTCACttaacatgtaaaaaatatactCTAATCATTTTAGCTGcaaattaaacattaaagttatgtttaattttaaaatattattttgatcagTGATCAAGATTCAACATTGTTCAAAAGGTGTGTCACAAACACATAATTACATCCTCTTATGTCATGATTTCCTGGCTCAAACACTTGCAGAAGATCAAGATAATTTTCATCAAGAAATTTCTATGTACAtgtttaaattgtaatttttgtttatagaagaaaaaagtgtattttatttgttttcatagTATCACATGAAAACCTTGAAGAAGCTTCATTGGTGATGCTAAAGGTAGTAAACATAACTACACCTTTAATTTATCTACCGAAAACAAAGGCAGGAAACAAGTGCATGTGGAAGTGTATGAGAATAGTAACATTTAAGGCACCTCTTTGGAATGAATGGttcattatatatttcttaCCAATCTATATATGGTCTTATAATGCCAAAAGTTATTATggaagttttaaaatttatttattttcaatgattGTTTCTTATTAATgtgaaaaatatcttattttaagaattaaatatggtCTTTTTGTAATctcttataaaaatatattttatctctaaaataattataaagtatttatttGTTGTATTTATGAAAGTATGAAAGTaacaagattttattttttaataaatgacgTATAAAGTGTTTGgcaaattaaatttcataaataactataatatatGTGAAGTGTGCAagaaagtttattataataataataatatagagaGGAGTTAATTCTTGcaatttttatgtttgtttttgttttttttatgcagTGATTAGTGATTGTATGATAATAGGTGAGCATAACATAAGGTGGTAATTGTAGAACTGAAGTTGGGAAAGGTTGAAGTCCCAGAATAGTAGTTTAAGTGATGATGTATATAATTCTTTCGGAGAAATATACCAATTATAGCCGATAAATATTGGAATATTTTGAGATTCGTGTTTTTGGAATACAATTTCTGTTACCATTAAGTAATCCTCTaagaatttaatatatttaaaatttttgggatgttataatataaatttcatataatgttttacatgatttttacaagataaaaaaataaactactttaaaatttaatttaaagatacaacacaattttttataataatttagagaaaaaaaaacatatttatatttattataaaaagtaacaAAATGCTTAAGCTAAAATGGAGTGAATGTATCtctttgtaaaaattaattttataaatatagaaaattttaaatatgtttttaatctttgaacTTTGAAATTTGATGTAAGATTGAAAATTGtctaaatgaatatatataatttttttaacttaattccgtctaattttttattatgtcaaacctattttctaattaatattaaaataaaattatgccAAAATATGTAAACAACACAAATcctaatataaaaacattttgatataataaaaaaatttaacgtaattaaattaaaataattatatttattagtgtTTATGTTTTGgaggacaaaaatatatcaaaatttttgaaaaataatgaattttaatttcatgtttgtTTGTTAAAgactttaaaacatatttaacctatgAACAATTATTATCCAATGCTATCAGGAGTAATATTACTATGGAGTAAGATGAAATGAATCTAGACTTGTCCTAAAATCAAGACTTATCGgctaatttatcattttattttgctgtattttaaaacacaaataatttaacttttatcgaaaaaaaatagaatgcaTTTTAATGTGAATTTAGGAAGGTTTTAAATGGCATGTGATTTTAAACACTTGTcctttttagttaaaaaaaaggtTTGTTTAGTTTGTCTGTGTGTATTGTACCTCTGTCCCAATACTCAAAGTGTAGAGAATACAGACACTACAGAAGAGGCAAAGGGCACAATCTGCAATGTTTTGAAGTGTATTTTCTAGTTTTATGGGCTAAATTATACGATGGCAATGTATTGCCACAAaatttgacttatttttttaaaacgtgtttaaaatatgaaaattaatttttaagacaaaaatataaaattgttatttaaaatattatagttttttatattccaTGGACTCAGAgatgaaaatgtataataaaatgaaaaagaaaaaaatttgaaaatcaaaatggCGCCTCTTGGACTGGATCTGGAACGTTACGTTACACATTTCACATTCAAATTCGCCCTTTCCCCAATCATCTACCCTAATCTGGCTCCGCGCCTCTCTCACATTCtcttctcatcatcatcatcatcaaagcTCTCAGGTTTGtcttcactctctctctctctctctctcgtcTCCATAGTTTCAATTAGTTTAGTTTCAATTTGCATGTTCTGTGGATTATCTGTTTGATGAAATGCACGATCGATTGATGAAGTGAATAACCGAAATGGAGAAGTACGAGAAGCTGGAGAAGGTGGGGGAAGGAACATATGGAAAAGTATACAAGGCACGCGAGAAAGCGAGTGGGAACGTGGTGGCGCTGAAGAAGACGCGTCTGGAGATGGATGAAGAAGGTGTGCCTCCGACGGCTCTCCGAGAAGTTTCGCTTCTTCAACTTCTCTCCCAATCTATCTACATCGTCCGATTACTCTCTGTAGAACATGTGGATAAGATCCCCAAAGCCCAGAAGGCCTCCGCCAACCCCCTCACCAAGCCCATCCTGTACCTCGTTTTCGAGTACCTTGACACTGACCTCAAGAAGTTCATCGATTCCCACCGTAAGGGCCCTAACCCTAGGCCACTCCCTCCCCAACTTGTTCAGAGCTTTCTCTTCCAGCTATGCAAGGGCGTGGCGCACTGCCACAGCCACGGTGTCCTCCATCGTGATCTCAAACCCCAGAACCTTCTCCTCGACCAGCAGAAGGGGATTCTCAAGATCGCTGATCTGGGCCTTGGCCGCGCCTTCACCGTTCCTCTCAAGAGCTACACGCATGAGATTGTTACTCTGTGGTATAGAGCGCCTGAGGTTCTCCTTGGCTCCACGCATTACTCCACTGGGGTTGATATTTGGTCAGTTGGCTGCATCTTTGGTCAGTCCACACCACTCCCTCTCTCACTCTCTTTATTCTAGTTTGGTTGTGTTTGAGTTTGGATGAATGGATGCTTACAATAGGGATTTTGAATTGgattttagttaataaaatcTGACTTTTGAAGTTGGGTGCCTTATTATGAAATACACAAGTTATCTGAACTTTTTTAGTATATAATTGTATTGTATCTTTGAAGATCTCGCCATTGATCATATCGAatagaaagaatagaaatacgATCAAATCATAGTATTTAAATAGAtgctaatttaatttattgaatccGATTTTGTAGAATTAAAATCTACTATTATAGGAGTATTATAGGAACAAGGTGTTAGAGGCAACTTCTCTCTAggatttaaaattgtattatcaATTGTCAATACTAATCATACAGCTAAGATTATGAGGGGGAGTATTATTCTAGTGAACATGattgtttgtattttaaaaaatgttaagtttatttaattaaaaaatcggggaaaaaattaaaaaagaaatgtcAAAAGGAAAAAAGTGGGGAAGGGtaaattattatagaaaataacATTCATTTTATGTGAATGCAGATACTCGATATTCATATTGGAAATGGGAAGTAGGACAAACATAAGTACCTTGTGTTATAAGGAATCAATTATTCCTGGAATGTTTTTTTCAAAGCTTGTAACAAACATAGTAATGTGACATTCCTACTTCACTCTCACGAGAATCTTTCTAGATACGTTGAAACAAACACCACCTTTTTATTGGGTATTTTTCAAGTGCGTttgttaaatttgaatattctCTGGAACATTTCCTAAAAATCTACAAGAATTGAAAATGGAAGTTAAATGTGCATTAGACTCTTAACTTTTCATATGTTTATGGAAATTTCATATTGTATACTCACGggaatagaaatataaaataaaacgtGCTAATGGAACTTAGAAAGGTACTTTTAGACAAACttactaaaagataaaaatcaTGTTAGTTTTGCTTGAGAAGGGAAGGGGTAAACTAGAACTAGTCCAACTAGTCACATCCGAAAATATGCATAACCAAACATGATTATTAGTTGCGTAATATTATGGTAGCTAGTATTTCAATACGATGATTCTGGATTATATAATGTAAATCCAAACACTTCTTTCTAAATTCCTCGacattttgtttgtatttttctatGCAGCTGAAATGGTGAAAAGGCAAGCGCTTTTTCCTGGGGATTCTGAGTTCCAGCAGCTAATTCATATATTCAAGTATGTCTGAAAACTTGTTCTTAGTTGCGAGTGGAATATTAGAGTTTAGAAGCTAGTCACATTTTTTATCTGTCTTTTCTTTTCATACTTTGTTTGTTGATTCAACTATGCTGTTTGCTAATTATTCATCCGTCAAGGATGTTGGGAACTCCAACGGAGGAGCAATGGCCAGGAGTTACTTCTCTGCGCGATTGGCATGTGTACCCGCGATGGGAACCTCAGAGTTTGGCAAGGAACGTACCTACCTTAGGACCCGATGGATTGGACCTTTTATCGgttagtatttgtatttttcctCTCTTGAATCCTCTACGCTTCTGAATTCATAACCCTACAGTCCTTCATCAGATAaatatatacgtatatattTGTACAACATAACTTCCAGTCACCACGTAAATGCTTCCTGATGTATTCTCTGTTCCGTACCACccgaacaaaataaaaaatatgtctCAGACTGACATAAGTGGCTCtgctgcatttttttttctcaaggtATCTTTTTCCTGGTGATGAAGTAATCTCGATGTAGTATGtattgataaaaagaaattttaggCGCAATAGAAAGGAATGCTGTAAACTGGGGTGGGTTCCTCATGGATATCAGGTGCCTATAAAGAAATTTTGAAGCCAATAATTATGGTTGCTTTAATACTTAAAATAGCATAACTCCATTTTAATTTTGGGTGGCACGGTTTCTAGTCCTATAAAAGTGGATAGAAGGAGTTCAAgagaattattaaaaaaagcataaagtatatttgaattattttttagagtGATCTATGTAGCTTACCTCACATGGTTGGAGTTTGTTATATATCATTCACTTGATTGGAGTTTCTTTTATACTATAACCTGATCCAGCTTTTAGATTGAGCCAATTTGAATCGTTTTCTGTTGCTAACCTCACTTTCTTGAGTTTTTTACGCACTCCCTTTTGAACAATATATTTTCTCTGATCTGCAGAAAATGCTCAAGTACAACCCTTCTGAGAGAATATCTGCCAAAGCAGCACTTGATCATCCCTACTTTGACAGTCTTGACAAGTCTCAATTTTAGTTTTGCCTCTATGTCAAAAGTTTCTGTGCAAAAAGTTTCCTTCATTCAGTATTATATAGCAGTCgatgaaaattattcatggCATGGAGCTTAAATATATATCCAATTGAGTTTGTGTGTAATATTTCGTCATCATCTTGGTGATATATGAACAGTTCACTCTTAAGGGCAGTTCATGGTTGCCAAAGTCATTGTAGGACCCCTGAAAAACTTAATGCTCCTCAAAAGTTGTAGTTTCTGTTGAAATTGAAAAGGATAGTCCATTACTATGGTATTAACTATCCCAGTGCTTAATGTCTAATCGTTGTATTTTCTGTTGAAATTGAAAGGAATAGATCATGACTACATTCGTATACGTGTGTTTATGCAAGAATAAACCATTCTCGTTTCATTCTTGAACGTAAAATGGTTCCTGAAGTCAAAAAGTGTATTAATTAACTCCCAAGACAAATTATGTGGtgtagtttttaaattttttaagaaattcctcaaattatattttagcacaacaaaaatatttagttagAAACTAAACTGATGAATATCTCAGAGATTACCTAGTACGATTTcgtaattttataaatcatttagTAAAGCCTTTAATTAATGTTTAGAATATAAAATCGGTTTTTATTGTTTGATTGCTATTGTCCTGCTATGATGTTTGTTACCTGTTTCCACCTggaaaaccaaaattaaaggTTAGGTAATGAACGTCAAAGCAAATATTTTAAGTTCTACTTGCCATACTTTTAAATGTCATTGTGGATCCTCACTTGAGTAAATCTCTTATTAAAaggtattttagtttttttttttataaaaacatcaaaaaaaaaataaaaatccgagttatatatctcatttatttttactttttatggacaatttttttaaaataaaataatgttaaggGCAACAATTATTGTTAAAGTCTCAAATGTTAAAATAAGAACAAGGGTGTCGTAAAATCAACAATTTGTGATTTCAAACACGTTAGTGAGATTATATGCTCTTTCGGCGTAGTGGACTAGAGAAAACTAGGTAGAAAAAATAATGGATATATTCCTATTTTTCTATTGTACGTACTCTTACTTGAACAGTTAAATACTGTTCTATAATtgagaaaaaatagaaagaatatttATGGCATGGTTCATGTTTAATGGAATTCTTGGTTTGAAGGTTGGGGAAAAAAATGGTTGGCATAATTAAGTGGGTATGTTTAGTAGGACACATATAAAGAGAAATTGATGTTTTTActctacttttaatttattttacaactTGTTGTCTCTTTTCATTTAagtacttttgttttttaatttatttttatgttcatctttttttgtttacattttcatcttttatgtCTCTTTTCATTACCAAAACAGACTGTAAGCGTTTTATACTTAAAaatgttcatatttatttaacatttagtactagaataataaatttgttataattaaaatatgtatcaATAATGGTGTTTAGTAATGTATTATTCAAACTCACCCgtatttataaaactatttatggTAATTACGCAAGTTTGAAATTTGGTAATATATCGATAAAGGCAAATTGGGAATGTCTTCATACAAGCAAAACAAAAGTGTTATTtgttcaataaaagaaaaatatttttttcgtattttaaaagaaagttatttgtttattaataaaaagttaaaactttTATTCCCTCTATCATAGGTAGAAAAAGCTGTTTTCCAATAAGTAGTGAAACTATCAATTattcctatttattttttaatctttagtaGTTCGTTGCTTCTTGAGATTCTTAAAGTTAAGCAAGTCAGATTTTCCAGAAAAACATGCTGTAAAAACCAGTGTTTAATAACTTTTGGAAACAGTCATAGATATTTAAAGAGGACTAATGTCACAAAACCTTTGTTAAGAACAAATCTATTCTTTATACATTACGTAATAATTATCAATATCTCACAAAACTTTACAAGAATTTTGTTTTAGGATCGAGACTGCTAAAAGATTtatctaaaaacaaaaattcctTTCACTGAAAACCAGTTTGGAATCACTCATTTGGTGAAGAATGAAGAGCTTATTACCAAAGTAATTTGAAACAACattgtttttagaaaatttaaccAATCTAATGATCAATGAAGACAGAGCTTTATACCAAGGCAATGAATGAATGCATTTACAATTCAAACTTTCCTTTGTTtcataaattaaagtttaaaatacaaTGATCATATTTCAAGGTAAACCCTCATAAATGTCAAATGACACTCTTGATGGTAGTGAttgtttatatgaaaatatagttaaataagaaaaaggttTCGCTGAGGCTTATGCTGAAGTCTGCATTGAGGAATTGCATCCTCCAATAATAACATCTATTCTGGTATCAAATTTCCTTATTCAAGAGAAACTGCATTGTTCCTCAGCAAATCCCACTCTGGATTCTTTGGTATCATAGATTACCCTTTGGTTTCTTTGCTGATAATTTCCAATAATAGCAGTGTCATATTCATGAGAAAGACTTGCAATGGCCAAACAAACTTGTGAAGCATCCTCTTTCACCACATAGAATGTGCCAGTTGCATCAACTTTCAACTCAGCATTGCCCTCAAAATGAAGATTTATAGTAGGGGTGTTCACTTCATCATATCCAGTGAGATTGAAACAGGTATCCAAAATTGAAAACCCTGGTGCTGAAGGGAAGCCAGAGAACTGTTTCAAGAACTCTGCTTTCAGAGCCTTGTACACTGATGGGGGCAATCTTGTGATCACTGTGCCAGAATCAATCAAAACCCCATCACTGCCAAAGCTTGGAGCCTGCAAAGCCACTCCACCAATGTCTATGCCAGTGAGATTGAGAATGTAGAAGTTGGTAAGCTGTGGATTTGGAAGCATTCTGGTGTAACTGATGGGAGTTACATTCTTGAAAAGTGAAGACTCATTTCCCATAACTAATGACCCAGATGAACCTTCTTCTGTAGTTGGTAAACAGTATGAGAAAACTCCTCCAAATGTGGCATTGGTTTGAGAAACCAATGAAAGGTAACTTCTTCCCAACCCCATAAGGCCAGAAACTCCTCCAAATAAACCTTTGTTGTTCCTACCACAACCAAACACAAAATCACTCACTGAAACACCTCCAAAACTAAGTCTTTCAACACCTAGCTCTCCATTGGTGTAGGATCCATCACCGTAGTTAACCACATAGTTACAAGTTGATGTATTAGTATTACTTCCACATGCTCCTGTGTTTCCTGTGGCAATTTGAAGAGATTGGCATGTTGATGAATTGCATGAAACTGATTGGTAGGAAGAGGAAGTAGAAGGTTTGAACATTGGTCCTTGTTGATCGTAACATGACATGCAAGGCTCACATTGGACCCATGTCAAGTCGCTTCCGGTGTCAATTATCACTGTCATGTTCATGCTTCCCAATCCCATTGTCACAATGTAGTTTAAGGTTTCCAAGTTTATACCAGAAGCTAATGGAATTTGGGTTTGTGAAGCTTCTATCTTTTTGCCTGAGACTAGTTTTCTTATCCTGTTTTGCATTGAACGAACGCGAAGATTATCTACTATTAACTGCTTCTGAAGCCTTCTGTTCCAATCAATTTTCTTCCTTGAGCAGTGTCCTGTGTCCTTCAT from Vigna unguiculata cultivar IT97K-499-35 chromosome 8, ASM411807v1, whole genome shotgun sequence encodes:
- the LOC114193418 gene encoding cell division control protein 2 homolog C; this encodes MEKYEKLEKVGEGTYGKVYKAREKASGNVVALKKTRLEMDEEGVPPTALREVSLLQLLSQSIYIVRLLSVEHVDKIPKAQKASANPLTKPILYLVFEYLDTDLKKFIDSHRKGPNPRPLPPQLVQSFLFQLCKGVAHCHSHGVLHRDLKPQNLLLDQQKGILKIADLGLGRAFTVPLKSYTHEIVTLWYRAPEVLLGSTHYSTGVDIWSVGCIFAEMVKRQALFPGDSEFQQLIHIFKMLGTPTEEQWPGVTSLRDWHVYPRWEPQSLARNVPTLGPDGLDLLSKMLKYNPSERISAKAALDHPYFDSLDKSQF
- the LOC114193554 gene encoding aspartyl protease family protein At5g10770-like — encoded protein: MAMATPMLLPFLLSLVSLCIINANGVCSLEDKKMFNVQMFRKKQQHGNQGCLLPESRREKGSIVLEMKDTGHCSRKKIDWNRRLQKQLIVDNLRVRSMQNRIRKLVSGKKIEASQTQIPLASGINLETLNYIVTMGLGSMNMTVIIDTGSDLTWVQCEPCMSCYDQQGPMFKPSTSSSYQSVSCNSSTCQSLQIATGNTGACGSNTNTSTCNYVVNYGDGSYTNGELGVERLSFGGVSVSDFVFGCGRNNKGLFGGVSGLMGLGRSYLSLVSQTNATFGGVFSYCLPTTEEGSSGSLVMGNESSLFKNVTPISYTRMLPNPQLTNFYILNLTGIDIGGVALQAPSFGSDGVLIDSGTVITRLPPSVYKALKAEFLKQFSGFPSAPGFSILDTCFNLTGYDEVNTPTINLHFEGNAELKVDATGTFYVVKEDASQVCLAIASLSHEYDTAIIGNYQQRNQRVIYDTKESRVGFAEEQCSFS